One segment of Mycolicibacterium baixiangningiae DNA contains the following:
- a CDS encoding copper transporter, translating into MISLRSHAISLAAVFLALAIGVALGSGLLSNTVLSGLQDDKQDLQNQINVLTDEKNGLNQRLSAAGEFDAQIAPRVLRDALGGKSVVLFRTPDASDDDVDALTRSVGQAGGTVSGTVALTQEFVDANSAEKLLSVVNSPIVPAGKQLNTTSVDQGSQAGDLLGLALLLNKDPAAPVVSDAERETVLTALRDTGFLTFGNDPVGAANTALIVTGGALGDDAGNRGATVARFAAGLATHGSGTVLVGRDGSASGSGAVAVTRSDAALASAVSTVDDVDTESGRITAVLALADLIGGARPGQYGVGQGAGAVTVAQ; encoded by the coding sequence GTGATATCGCTGCGTAGTCATGCCATCTCGCTGGCCGCGGTGTTCCTGGCGTTGGCGATCGGCGTGGCCCTGGGTTCGGGACTGCTGTCGAATACGGTGCTCTCCGGACTTCAAGACGACAAGCAGGATCTGCAGAACCAGATCAACGTGCTCACCGACGAGAAGAACGGCCTCAATCAAAGACTCAGCGCGGCAGGTGAATTCGATGCCCAGATCGCTCCGCGTGTGCTGCGCGATGCGCTCGGTGGCAAATCCGTGGTGCTGTTCCGCACCCCCGATGCCTCCGACGACGACGTCGACGCGCTGACCCGATCGGTCGGGCAGGCGGGCGGCACGGTCAGCGGCACGGTGGCGCTCACCCAGGAGTTCGTCGACGCCAACTCCGCGGAGAAGTTGCTGTCAGTGGTGAACTCGCCGATCGTGCCCGCCGGGAAACAGTTGAACACCACGTCGGTGGATCAAGGCTCGCAAGCCGGTGATCTGCTCGGCCTCGCGTTGCTGCTCAACAAGGATCCAGCCGCGCCCGTGGTCAGCGACGCCGAGCGCGAGACGGTGCTGACCGCCCTGCGCGACACCGGCTTCCTGACCTTCGGCAATGACCCCGTCGGCGCCGCGAACACGGCGCTGATCGTCACCGGCGGCGCCCTCGGCGACGACGCGGGCAACCGCGGCGCCACGGTCGCGCGCTTCGCAGCCGGACTCGCCACACACGGATCCGGCACCGTCCTGGTGGGCCGGGACGGGTCCGCCTCGGGAAGCGGCGCCGTCGCGGTGACCCGGTCGGATGCGGCGCTGGCGAGCGCGGTCAGCACCGTCGACGACGTGGACACCGAATCGGGACGCATCACCGCGGTGCTCGCGCTGGCGGATCTGATCGGCGGCGCCCGGCCGGGCCAGTACGGAGTCGGTCAGGGGGCAGGCGCGGTCACTGTCGCCCAGTGA
- the steA gene encoding putative cytokinetic ring protein SteA, translated as MKMSALLTRNASSRPGITGIARVDRDIDRLLRRIGPGDIVVIDALDLDRITADALVEARVAGVVNASPSISGRYPNLGPEVLVANGIALIDETGPEVFKKVKDGHRVRLHNGGVYSGDRRLIAGTERTDQEIHELMHEAKSGLVAHLEAFAGNTIEFIRSESPLLIDGIGIPDIDVDLNRRHVVIVAEEPHAADDLKALKPFIKEYQPVLVGVGTGADILRKAGYRPALIVGDPDRMSAEVLRSGAQVVLPADADGHAAGLERIQDLGVGAMTFPAAGSAADLALLLCDHHGASLIVTVGHTASIEEFFDRNRQRSNPSTFLTRLKVGEKLVDAKAVATLYRSRVSGGAIALLILAMLVAVIAALWVSRADAAVIEWVQQYWNQLVLWAQGLVS; from the coding sequence ATGAAGATGTCAGCGCTGCTCACCCGTAATGCCAGTTCACGGCCGGGGATCACCGGCATTGCCCGCGTGGACCGCGACATCGACCGGCTGCTGCGGCGCATCGGGCCCGGCGACATCGTGGTGATCGATGCGCTCGATCTCGACCGGATCACCGCCGACGCTCTTGTCGAGGCCAGGGTCGCGGGTGTGGTCAACGCGTCCCCGTCGATCTCAGGGCGCTACCCCAATCTCGGGCCGGAGGTGTTGGTGGCCAACGGGATCGCGCTGATCGACGAGACGGGCCCCGAGGTCTTCAAGAAGGTCAAGGACGGCCACCGGGTGCGGCTGCACAACGGCGGTGTCTACTCGGGCGACCGGCGCCTGATCGCGGGCACCGAACGCACCGATCAAGAGATCCACGAGTTGATGCACGAGGCCAAGAGCGGGCTGGTCGCGCACCTCGAGGCGTTCGCGGGCAACACGATCGAGTTCATCCGCAGCGAGAGCCCGCTGCTGATCGACGGCATCGGCATCCCGGACATCGACGTCGATCTCAACCGCCGCCACGTGGTGATCGTCGCCGAGGAACCCCATGCCGCCGACGATCTCAAGGCGCTCAAACCCTTCATCAAGGAGTACCAGCCCGTCCTCGTCGGTGTCGGCACCGGCGCCGACATCCTGCGCAAGGCGGGGTACCGACCTGCCCTCATCGTCGGGGACCCGGACCGGATGAGCGCCGAGGTGCTGCGCAGCGGCGCCCAGGTGGTGCTGCCCGCCGACGCCGACGGACACGCCGCGGGTCTGGAGCGGATCCAGGATCTCGGCGTGGGGGCGATGACGTTCCCGGCCGCGGGTTCGGCCGCCGACCTCGCACTGCTGCTGTGCGACCACCACGGGGCGTCGCTGATCGTCACGGTCGGCCACACGGCCAGCATCGAGGAGTTCTTCGACCGCAACCGGCAGCGGAGCAACCCCTCGACGTTCCTGACCCGCCTCAAGGTCGGGGAGAAGCTGGTCGACGCGAAAGCCGTTGCCACGCTGTACCGCAGCCGCGTATCCGGTGGTGCGATCGCGCTGCTGATCCTGGCGATGCTGGTCGCGGTGATCGCCGCGCTGTGGGTCTCGCGCGCTGACGCGGCAGTCATCGAGTGGGTCCAGCAGTACTGGAACCAGCTCGTGCTGTGGGCCCAGGGTCTGGTCAGTTAG